The genomic region TACTCCTCCGTGGTATAGAGGCGGATCCAGTCGGCGTAGAGGGGGTGGCGGTCCCAGCCGTCGCGCGCTCGCAGGGCGGTCGCGATCTCCCAGTAGCCGTGCGCGCACGGGAGGATCGCCGCCAAGATCGCCGCCAGATCTCCGGTCTCGGCCGCCACCCGTAGATGGTTGGTGTAGGCGACGGTGGTCGGAGCGGGTTCGGTGTCGTCCAGCGCCTCGGGGGCGATTCCGGCCTTCCAGGCACACTGGCGGTGCAGGTCCATCTCCGTATTCAGGGTCTGCACGAGCAGGTCGGCGAGCCGTGCGGCCACGCCGAGATCCGGCGCCCGGGCCGCGGCCAGGGCCAGCACGCGGCAGTAGTGGATCAGAAACACGTAATCCTGCCGCAGGTAGAACTGAAACCGGTCCTCCGGCAGGGTGCCGTCGCTCAGCCCCCGGACGAACGGGTGTGAGAGGACGCGCGCGCGCAGCGGCGCCGCGGCGTCCTGCAGCTGCGCGAAGAGGCTCATCCGGCCGCCGCCGGATCCCGCGCCCCGATCGTCATCGGGCCAGGTTGGTGTAGAGCTGGTCGACGGGCACGGCTGACGAGATGACCTTGTGTGCCGCCAGCCACCGGTCGAAGTCGTCCCACCGGGCGCCCGCCTGAACCTGGGACCGCGCGTAGTACGGCAGCGTCGCGCGAAACGATCGGCGATTGAACTCGTCGTTGATCTTGGGGTTCCCGCGGATGTTGGCGTGGACGTAGTCCGCGAACGCCGCGTCGGGGGATGCCAGCGTGAACGCGATTCCTCGAGATACCGCGCGAACGAACTGCTCCAGCGCCGGCCGGCGCTGGGCCAGTCGCTGGTCGCTCGTGATCAGCACCAACTCGTAGAAGCTGGGGACGCCGTACTTCTCCAGTTCAAACATTCCCACCGCCTGACCCTGGAGCTCGATCTGCACACGCTCGACGTTGCGGTACGCTCCCACCACCGCGTCGACCTTGTGGGTGAGGAGCGCGGGAACGAGATCGAACGAAACGTTGACCATCTTGACATTGGATTCCGCCGCCCCATCGCTGTGCATGATCTGGTCGATGAACGCGTCTTCCAGACCGGTGACCGAAAAGCCGACGCGTTTGCCCACCAGGTCCTTTGGCGAGCGTATGCCCGTCCGCTTGAGGAACATGACGGTGTTCAGCGGGTGACCGATCAGGAGCCCGATGCTCCGGATGGGGAGCGTTTGGGCGCGGGCCAGGATCAGATTGGGCTCGTAGTTGACCGCCACATCGACGCGGCCGGCGGCGGTCAACTTCAGCGGGTCGTCCGGGTTGGCGGGGACCTGCATCGCTACCCGCAGGCCCTCCTGCGCGAAATACCCTTCCGCTTGCGCCGCGTACAGCGGCACATGGTCGGGGTTCGGAAACCAGTCCAGCATAAACGTGATCGGGGTCGGCGCTGGCATCCCCCCTGCGGCGGCCGCGGTCCCGACGACCATCGCCAGCGTGATGAACGCCGCTCCCCACCCTTTCCTTGGCATCATCCCCTCCTCAGGTGCGCTCCGGGTCTTCCACCCGGCGCCATGGAAGCACGAGCCGTTCGACGCCCGAGACGGCCAGGAACAGCCCGATGGCCATCACGCTCAGATACACGATGGCCGCGAACACCAAATCGATTTGGAGTTGGGCGTTTGCGTGGATCATGAGGAATCCCAACCCCTGCGTCGCGCCGACCCATTCCCCGATCACGGCGCCGATCACGCTCGTCGCGACCGCGATTCGAATCCCCGAGAAGACGAATGGGAGGGCGGCCGGGGCGCGGATCTTAAACAGCACCTGCGCGGGGGTGGCGCCGAGGATGCGGAGGAGGTTGACGGCGTCGGGATCGGCCGCGCGCAGGCCGTCGACCGTGTTCACCACAATCGGGAAGAAGACGATCAAGGCCGTCATCGCGACTTTGGAGAGCATCCCGTATCCCAGCCACACGATGAGCAGGGGGGCGATCGCGAACACCGGGATCGTCTGGCTGGCGATGATGAGCGGGTAGACCCCGCGTTCGACCAAGCGGGAGGAAAAGATCAGGAGCGCCAGGGCGGTTCCCACGACCGCGGCGATCGCAAAGCCGAGGAGAATCTCCTCCAGGGTCACCGCGGCCTCTCCGAGCAGCAGTCCACCGTCCGCAACGAGCAGACGGGCGATCCGCGACGGCGCGGGCAGGATGTAGAACGGAACCCCGAACGTCCGGACGCCCCACTCCCAGGCGGCGACGAAGGTCATGAGCAACACGGTGGGGGGTCCAGCGCGGTCGATGGCCCGCCTGACCGACGCCCATCCCATGCCGCCCCCCGCGGTACGATCTTCCCGGACCTCGATCGACCCCTCGGAGAGCGGAGTGGTCCTCATCGTACCACCTCCGGCAGGTCCTCTTCGAGGAGCGCCAGCAGGCCCGCTTTCTCCCTCACCACCTGATCGTCGGTGGCACGCCGCGGCCTGGGCAGGCGGATCCCCACCTCCCCGCGCACCCGCCCCGGCCGTGCGCTGAGGACGTAGATGCGATCGGCGAGGAGAACCGCTTCTTCAACGTCGTGGGTGATGAATAAGATGGTCCGGCCGAATTCCTCGACCAGCCGCCGCAGATGCCCGTGCATCGCCGATCGGGTCATGGCGTCCAGCGCGCCGAGGGGTTCGTCCAGCACCAGCAGGTCCTTTCGGCAGAGCAGGGTGCGGACGAGCGCAACCCGCTGGCGCATCCCCCCCGAGAGGAGGCTGGGATAGGCGTGCTCAAACCGCTCCAAGCCAAAGCGGCGGAGCAGATCGCGGGCGTCGTCCCGTGCGGCCGCCCGCGGGGTCCCCTGGACCTCCAAGCCGAGAACGGCGTTGTCGATCACCCGGCGCCAGGGGAGCAGGAGGTCCTTTTGCTGCATGTAGGCGACACGACCCCGGTCGCCGGCGAGCGGGCGGCCGTCGAGGCGGACCTCCCCGCTGTCCGGAGGGATAAGCCCCGCCACGATGTTGCAGAGGGTGCTCTTCCCACATCCGCTGGGGCCGAGCAAGGCGGTGAACTCTCGGGACCCGACGTAGAGCGTGATATTGCTCAGGACGTCGAGCCATCCGCCGGAGCCGCGTCCCGCCCCGGTCAGGGGAAACCGTTTGGAGAGGTTTCGGATCTCGAGTTTCGGCGTCATCCCGCGCACCGCCCCTCCAAGCAAAACGCGCCACCCCGGAACCGGGGCGGCGCATCGAGTCTCCCTCCGCTGGCATTACCCAGATCAGGTTCCGGGGTCGACGGCAGGGTAGCCGTCCTCTCAGCCTGGTCCCCCAAGCTCCCCCATGACTATGGGTGATCTAGACCTAGTATAACACATGGCGGTCGATCGGGCCACGGCGTTCACGACCCGGACGACCCGGGTGACGAGGCGTCCCCGGCGTCGGCACGCAACACCCGCCACAGTTCGTCCCCCGCAGGAGGCTCGAGGGCCAGGTCGACGTCCCGGCGCCGCACCACCCGATCGCGGGGCAGGAACCGGCCGATCTCGACGGCCCTGACCCCGGCGTCCGAGATCGCCATCACGGTGCGCGCCGGATCCGGGGTGGCGACGAGGAGCCCCCCGCTCCCCACCAATCGGAGCGGGTCCGCGCCCAACTGCGCGCAGATGGCTGCGGTTTCGGGGAGCACCGGAACGCGGGCGGCGTCGATGTGGACGCCGATCCCCCCGGCCTCGGCCATTTCGTAGGCCGCGCCGAGGACGCCGCCTTCGGTGACGTCGTGCATGGCATGGGCTCCCCCCCGCGCCGCCGCCCGCGCCTCCGGGAGGACGCTGATCCGTCCCCGGAAGGCTTTCGCCCGCTCCACCAGCGCGATCCCGAGCGGGGGAACCAGGCGATGTTCCAGTATCCCGGCGAGAATCGCGGTTCCCTCGATTCCCGCCCCTTTCGTGAGGAGTAGCGCGTCCCCCGGTATGCCTCCGCCGCTTCTGAGGACCTGATCCTTCCGCGCCCGTCCCACGGCGGTGACCACCACGATCGTCCGCTCGATCCCCGGGGTCACCTCGCTGTGGCCGCCTGCGATTTCCACCCCCAACTGGCGGGCGGCGGCCGATGCGTCTTGCATCACCCGGGCGAGGTCGGAGGCGGCATCACCGGGAGCGAGGAGGAGCGTGAGCAACAGGGCCACCGGCTCCGCCCCCGTTGCCGCGAGGTCGTTCGTCGCGATGAAGGCCGCGTACCACCCCAGATCGGGCCCGGCCCCGGTGATGGGATCGGTGGTTAGGACGGCGACCTCGTCACCGAAGTCGATCACCGTGCAATCTTCGCCCATCTGGGAATGGACGAGCACATCGGCACGTCGCGTCCCGAGGTGTTGGTAGACGATCGAAGCGAGGAGGTTGGGGGCCACCTTCCCGATCGGAAGACCCACCGTCGCTGCCCTCTACGCCAGCGTGACTTCCGCCGGAGCCCCGACGCGACTAGACGGCCACCCGAGACGAGATCACGGTCATCTTCTTCAAGATCGTTTGGGCGACTTCCAATGCCCGGACCCCGTCCTCCCCGGGCACGAGGGGGGTCGTCTCGCCGCGAACGCAGCTGACGAAGTGCGTCAACTCCGCGCGCAACGGCTCCTCCCCCTTCACCACGGTCCGCCGTTGGGTCCCGTGTCGACGGACCGTGATCTGTTGTCGGAGGTAGTTGAGATGGATCAGCCCGTCGGGGAGCGTGATCTCGAGTTCGGCAGCCTTCACCGGGGAGACCCGGCTGGCGACGAAGCTCGCCAGGCACCCGTTCTCCAGCGCCAGGTGGGCGACGGCCAGGTCCTCGTCCTCGCCGTGGATGGCCGCCCCGATCGCGCTCACGCGGGTGACGGGGGAGCGCATCAGGTTCAGGATGATGTCCAGGTCGTGGATCATCAAATCCAGCACGACGCCCACGTCCATGATCCTGGAGGGGTCCCAGGGGCGCACCCGCCGGACCTGCACGAACAGCGGCTCGCTGACCAGATCTTTGAGGGCGTGGACGGCTGGCTTGAACCGTTCCACGTGCCCGACGAGCAGGGTCACCCCGGCTCGGTGCGACAGGTCGATCAGTTCGACCGCCTGCTCGACCGTGGTGGTGATGGGCTTTTCAACCAGGACGTGGACGCCGTGCCGGAGGAAGTCGCGCGCGATCTCGTAGTGGAAGGCGGTGGGAACGGCAAGGCTCACCGCGTCGACCTTGCCGAACAGCATGCGATAATCTTGGTGGCCGGTCGTTTGGTACCGCTTCGCGAAGGCGGCAGCCTCCGCGGGGATGGTATCGACGACTCCGGCGAGCGTGACATCGGGAAGATGGTGATAGACACGTACGTGGTGCTGGCCCCATTGCCCCAATCCGACAACGCCGACGCGGACCAGCCTAGTCATGGACATCTCCTTAGTGCCGGGGATCGAAGCGGCGGATCGCCTGAACGATCCGGTGGAGCTCCTCCTCCCCGAGCGCGGGGTGCACCGGGATGCTGAGGACCTCTCCGGCAGCCCGCTCGGCCTCCGGACAACGAGCGTCCCCGTAGCCTAACCGCTGGTAGAGCGGGCTCCGGTGGATGGGGGTCGGATAGTAGACCCGGGTGCTGATGCCGCACGCCGTGAGGTGCTGCGCCAACCGGTCTCGATGTCGCGGTGCCCGCAACGTGTATTGGTGGTACACGTGCGTGCTGCCTTCGGGCTCCACGGGGAGCCCCAGCCACTCGAGGTTCCGCAGCTCCGCGGTGAGGCGGGCCGCGTTGTGCCTGCGCCGGAGATTGCGTTCGTCGAGCGTGGCAAGCTGACCGATCCCGATCGCCGCCGCCATCTCCGTCATGCGGGCGTTTGAGGCCACCATCTCGTAGACGTACTGCGCCGATTGCCCGACGTTGGTCAGCATGTGGGCACGCGCGGCTACCCCGGGGTCGCCGGTGACCACCATCCCGCCCTCGCCGGTCGTGAGGTTCTTTGACGGGTAGAAGCTGAACGTTCCCGCGTCCCCCAGCGTGCCGACCTTGCGGCCGCGGATCGTGGCGCCATGCGCCTGGGCGGCATCCTCGATCACGACGAGGTGGTGGCGACGGGCCAGTTCCAATAGCGCGTCCATCGGGCTCGGCAGTCCGTAGAGATGAACCGGGAGCAGCCCCCAGACATCCGGGGTCCGAGCGATGACATCGGCGACCGCGCCGGGGTTGAGGTTGTAGCTCTGGGGATCGATATCGGCGAACACCGGGATCGCGCCTCGCCGAAGAATCGCGTTGGTCGTGGCGACAAAGGAGAATGGCGTCGTGATCACCCGCGCCCCCGACGGAACCCCCGCGGCCTCGAGCGCCACCTCGAGGGCGGTGGATCCCGATGAGGTGGCGGCGCCGTGGGCGACTCCGAGGTATGCGGTGAACGCCACTTCAAACTGGCGGACCCATCGACCTGCGACGAGCTGTCCCGACTGCAACACGTCCAGGACCCGGCGCTTGTCCTCGTCGGTGAGCATGGGAGCGGCGATTGGGATCGTCGGTTGCGACGTTATCTGCACGTCCGTGGCCCGGTTGATCTCTACCTCCCCGCTGCGCGATTCCTCCGAGATTTCTGCACCCCGGAGGGATTTCCTGCTCTGCTCGGTGGGGACACGGGTTGGCGTCGCGCGCGCCGTCGAGCGAATCGTGACGACGTCGCACCGAACGCGGGGTCACGGCGGCGATTCGAGTTGACGCCGCAGCGCGTCCAGCATCCGTTCGAGATTCTCCTTCATCTTGACCCGCAACAGCGTGCTGAGGAGTCCCCCGATCAACGGGATGTCGAACTCGAAATCCACCACGATCGTCGTGCGCGTTCCTTCGGGTTCCGGCGCGAACGTCCACGTCCCCTCGTAGCGGTCGAAGTCCCCTTCGCGTTGGCGGAACCGGCAGCGGTGCTCGGCGTTGTCCCACACGTCCTCCTCCACCCAGTGGACCCGGTGTCCCTCCACAACTCCTACCCACTCCGTCAGCGTGGGGACGCCGTCCCGCCGCTCCAACACCGTGATCCGCTCCAGATCGGGCATGAACTGCGGGAAATCCTCGACCCGCTTTGCCAGGTCGTACACGGCGTCGAGCGGCGCATGGATCAGCACCGCTCCCTCAACACGCGCCAAGCGCATCCCCTCCTCTTTTGATTTCGGGTGGGTTGCGTCCACGGCGACGGCGGTCTGCGCCGATACCCCGAGGAGCGGTCGGGTTACGCGTGCAATTCCAGCACGTCACCGTCTTCCAGGACGTGTTCCCGTTGCACCATCTGCCCGTCGAAGGTATGCGCGCCCCAGATGCGTGCGTATTTCATCCGATCGGCAAAGTCCTTATGCACGATCGCCGCGGCATCCTGCACGGTCGTGCCGCGCTTCATCACGAAGGGCGCGGAGCGGTCCGCGCGATACCCGGGAGCCTTGGTGTAGATGCGGATCACGTTGAGGAGGCCGAACATCGCGCCGCGCAACGTGTCCACGCCCGTTTCGGTTTCAGCGGAGACCACCTGGATCGGCCACCGGCGGGGGTAGAGCTCGCGGAGGATCTCCAGCCGCTCGCTCGCCTCGGGTGCGTCTGACTTCGCGGCGATCAAGATCGTCGGCACGCCCCCGGAGGGATCCCCCCCCCGCCCGAGGCGGACGCCGGACCGATCGAGCAGCGCCAGCGTCGTCTCCATCGAGGACAGCAGATCATCGCTCGCTAGGTCCGCCACCAGCAGGGCCCCGTCCGCCTGCCGGATGAGCGCGAACAGCCACGGCTCCGCGGTTTCTTCGGCGATCGGGGGGAGGTCCACCAGCTGAATCTGGATGTTTTCAAATGCGACCATTCCGGGGAGGGGAATGCGGGTCGTAAACGGATAGGGGGCAACGGCCGGGGCGGCGTTGCTGAGCGCAGCGAGGAGGCGGGATTTTCCGACGTTGGGGGCGCCCACCAAGACGACCTGCCCGGCTCCCTCCCGGGGTACGTGCTGCCAGGTGGATCCCCGCCCCCCCGCCGGCTTGCGGGCCGCTTCGGTCCGCAGCTTGGCCATCCGGCGCCGGATGTCGGCCCGCATGTGCTCGGTCCCCTTGTGCTTGGGGATCGTGGCCATCATCTCGTTCAGCGCAACGAGCTGGTCCTCTGGAGTGGTCGCCTGGCGGAAGCGGCGTTCGGCCTCGAGGTACTGCGGGGTGAGGTTGGCGGGCACAGCGGACCCGGGATTACTGGATGCGGGTCACCCGGAGCTTCAGCGTGCCGGCCGGGGCGACCACGCGCACCGTTTCGCCTACGGAGCGGCCGAGCAAGGCAGCACCGACAGGGGACAGATGGCTGATCCGGCCCTGCGCCAGATCGACCTCCACCGGTCCGACGATGGTGTAGGCCACGTCCTCTCCCGTAGCCGTGTCGGTGACGTGAACGGTGCAGCCCATCGCCACTACGTCCGACTGCCCCTTCCCCGGTTCGTCGATCATCTGGACGTCACGGAGGAGCAGGTCGAGTTCCTGGATGCGGCCTTCGATGAAGGCCTGTTCGTTCTTCGCGTCTTCATATTCGGAGTTCTCGGAGCGATCGCCGAGCTCGGCCGCGCGCTTGATCCGCAGGGCCACCTCGCGCCGCCGTTCGCTGCGAAGATGCTTGAGCTCCCCTTCCAGCTGATCTCGGCCTTCCCGGGTGAGGAACGTGGGCTGATGCGATTGTCCGTCTCGTGTTGTGTCGGGCACGTCGTCTCCGTTGGCCTTCCCCATGGGCCGTACGGTCCCGGTCGGATCGCTGCGGCGTGGGCGGCGTGGGTTCATAGAGCGTCTCCGAGGGTATTCTACCAGAGCCGGCGGGGTTGGGGAAGCGCTCGGCCCTAGGACGCCTGGTCCGCAGGTTCGTGCAGAGCGAACAGGAGGATCGCGGGGCGTGGCTTAACTATGGGGGGAAATGCGTCCCGCCCGCGTGACTCGTTCATGAAGATCCTCGTGACCGGCTGCGCCGGCTTCATCGGGTCGAAGGTCAGCGAGGTCTGCCTGCGGGAGGGCCACGAGGTGATCGGGGTCGACAACCTCAACACCGCCTACGACGTTCGATTGAAAGAATGGCGCCTCTCCCGCCTCGTCGGAGGAGCCGGGTTCGCCTTCGTGCGGGCGGACGTGGTGGATCGGACGGCGGTCCAGGAGCTGTTCTCGCAGCACCCGTTCGATACGGTGATCAACCTGGCGGCTCGGGCCGGGGTGCGCCGGAGCCTCGTGGATCCCTGGGCGTACTTCGAGACCAACATCACCGGAACGCTGAACCTTCTTGAAGGATGCCGGGAGCACGGCGTGGTCAAGTTTGTCCTGGCGTCGACCTCCAGCCTATACGGTGATGGACAGCGGCCCTTTCGGGAAGACCAGCCCACGGACCGCCCCGTTTCGCCGTATGCCGCTTCCAAGAAATCAGCCGAGACCCTCTGCTATACCTACCACGCGCTGCACGGGCTCGACATCACCGTGCTCCGATACTTCACGGTGTACGGCCCGGCGGGGAGGCCGGACATGAGCCCGTTTCGCTTCATCCGCTGGATCGCCGAGGGTGATCCGATCACGCTGTACGGGGACGGCTCCCAGGAACGAGACTTCACCTACGTGGATGACATCGCCCACGGGACCCTCCTCGCGCTCAAACCCCTCGGGTATGAGGTGATCAACCTGGGGAGCGACCGTCCGGTCACGATGGGTCAGTTCATCAGGATCCTGGAGCAGCGGCTGGGACGCACCGCCCGCATCGACCGCCGTCCCTCGCACCCCGCGGATGTGCGCGCCACCTGGGCCGATATCACCAAGGCCCGCCGCCTCCTGCAGTGGGCGCCGAAGACCTCGCTGGAAGACGGCGTGGGGGCCACCGCGGCCTGGTACGAAGAACACCGGTCGTGGGCGTCCACGATCGACCTCGGAGAGTAAGCGGCCCAAGGCGGCTGCGTCTGCACGCGGAGGGGCCAAAGCCCGATCCCTCCGGACCGCGGGGGCCGGCGGGGAGGTGCACTCCACCTCCACTTTATTCCGGGGTGCGGATCGTCTCGGTCGCCTGGAGGAGTTCCCCGGCCAGCGTGTCGTCCGGACAACCTCGGAGTTCGCGTTCCGTGTCTTCGATGCTCGAGATCTCCTGGTTGGTTTCGACGATCTGCGTGTAAATGGCGTCTCGGAGCCCCCGCTCCAATCGCAGCTTCGTGAAGAAACACTGTTCGAGCCTGGACTTGCGGTAGAGCCACAGGCAGCGGTCGCGGATCGCCTGGAGCCTGGAGGCGAGCTCAAAGCCCAGATCCCGGCGCTCCAGGCCTTCATGCAGCGGGACATACGCGCGGCGGATTTCCGGGACGACCCGGTCGAGCTCGCCGAGCACCCCGTCGGTGTCCGCGGTGCCCCGGGCGCCGCGTTGGATCGCGTCGAGGAGGCGGTGCTCCAAATCGCGCAGGAGCGTCTCCACTCCCTGCGCGAGCGTGCCCAGGTGATCTCGGTCGGTCATGGTGGATGCCTAGACGCGCCGACCCAACGACGAGGCCTCCGCGGTTCGTGGAGCGGGCCACACACCTTGCCCGCCGGCGGCGCTTCGCGTCAGCGCACTGACCGCGCGGGCCTCGTCGTCGGTCAGACTGGGATAGATGGGCAAGGAAACGGCGCGGCGATGCACCGCGTCGGCGTTCGGGCACGGCCCTGCCGCCACGAGGTCATGGAGCGGGCGGTAGACCGGCCGTTTGCACTCAACGCCCCGCTCGAGGGTATCCGCGATGAACCTCTCGGGATCCGGAACGCCGATCACGTAGCGGTAGAAGACATCGCCATCACGCGGCGGCGTGAAGGTGGGGACGACGCCGTTGAGCTCGGCGTGGTAGAGGCGTGCAATCGTGCGCCGACGTTCGACAAAGCGGGAAAGCTTGCGCAGTTGGTTGCGCCCCAGCGCCGCCTGCAGATCGGTCATCTTGTAGTTGTAGCGCAGGCGATACCCGGCTCGGTTGTCGTAATCCCGCAGATCCCGGGCTTCCGCGAGCACGCTTGCCGATCGCGATAGGAGCATGCCCCCTTCTCCCGTGGTGATCATCTTGGTCGCATAGAACGAGAGCACGGTGATGTCCCCGACGCTCCCCGCGGGGCGCCCCCCGCTCGATCCTCCGAGGGCGTGCGCGCAGTTTTCGATGACGGGGATCCCCAGCGCCCGAAAGGCTTCCACCGGGGCGATCCGGCCGAACATGTGCGGCAGGATGACGGCCCGCGTGGCGGGCGAGATCAGGCGCCCGGCCGCGTTCATCCCCATGTTCACGTCGTGCGGCCCGCAGTCGACGATGCGGGGCGTTGCCCCGACAAGGTCGACGGCGTGGAGGAGCGCGACGCACGTGTACGACGGGATCAGCACCTCCGCCCCCGCGCCTACCCCCAGGGCGCGCAGCGCCAGGTGCAGCGCTGCCGTGCCGGAGCTGGTGGCCACGCCCCCCGGCAGGCCGAGGGCCCGGGCGGCCTCGTCCTCGAACTGCCGCACCTCGCCCCCCTGCGCCAGGTGGCGCGACAGCAGCACCCGATTGACGCCGGCGAGATCGTCCGGTTCGATGGTGGGCTGCGAGTGGGCGATCATGCCACGAGCCGATGACATCGGTACGCTTCCGCCGCGTCGACCGAAACCTCTGCCCCGCGCAGGCGCGCCAGGCGCTCCACGTTTTCGAGCGAGGCGTGGTGTGGGGCGGGCCGGAGTTGCGATCGGTGGC from bacterium harbors:
- a CDS encoding AIR synthase-related protein, translated to MGLPIGKVAPNLLASIVYQHLGTRRADVLVHSQMGEDCTVIDFGDEVAVLTTDPITGAGPDLGWYAAFIATNDLAATGAEPVALLLTLLLAPGDAASDLARVMQDASAAARQLGVEIAGGHSEVTPGIERTIVVVTAVGRARKDQVLRSGGGIPGDALLLTKGAGIEGTAILAGILEHRLVPPLGIALVERAKAFRGRISVLPEARAAARGGAHAMHDVTEGGVLGAAYEMAEAGGIGVHIDAARVPVLPETAAICAQLGADPLRLVGSGGLLVATPDPARTVMAISDAGVRAVEIGRFLPRDRVVRRRDVDLALEPPAGDELWRVLRADAGDASSPGSSGS
- the greA gene encoding transcription elongation factor GreA encodes the protein MPDTTRDGQSHQPTFLTREGRDQLEGELKHLRSERRREVALRIKRAAELGDRSENSEYEDAKNEQAFIEGRIQELDLLLRDVQMIDEPGKGQSDVVAMGCTVHVTDTATGEDVAYTIVGPVEVDLAQGRISHLSPVGAALLGRSVGETVRVVAPAGTLKLRVTRIQ
- a CDS encoding SRPBCC family protein, yielding MARVEGAVLIHAPLDAVYDLAKRVEDFPQFMPDLERITVLERRDGVPTLTEWVGVVEGHRVHWVEEDVWDNAEHRCRFRQREGDFDRYEGTWTFAPEPEGTRTTIVVDFEFDIPLIGGLLSTLLRVKMKENLERMLDALRRQLESPP
- a CDS encoding GTPase, giving the protein MPANLTPQYLEAERRFRQATTPEDQLVALNEMMATIPKHKGTEHMRADIRRRMAKLRTEAARKPAGGRGSTWQHVPREGAGQVVLVGAPNVGKSRLLAALSNAAPAVAPYPFTTRIPLPGMVAFENIQIQLVDLPPIAEETAEPWLFALIRQADGALLVADLASDDLLSSMETTLALLDRSGVRLGRGGDPSGGVPTILIAAKSDAPEASERLEILRELYPRRWPIQVVSAETETGVDTLRGAMFGLLNVIRIYTKAPGYRADRSAPFVMKRGTTVQDAAAIVHKDFADRMKYARIWGAHTFDGQMVQREHVLEDGDVLELHA
- a CDS encoding ABC transporter substrate-binding protein — protein: MPRKGWGAAFITLAMVVGTAAAAGGMPAPTPITFMLDWFPNPDHVPLYAAQAEGYFAQEGLRVAMQVPANPDDPLKLTAAGRVDVAVNYEPNLILARAQTLPIRSIGLLIGHPLNTVMFLKRTGIRSPKDLVGKRVGFSVTGLEDAFIDQIMHSDGAAESNVKMVNVSFDLVPALLTHKVDAVVGAYRNVERVQIELQGQAVGMFELEKYGVPSFYELVLITSDQRLAQRRPALEQFVRAVSRGIAFTLASPDAAFADYVHANIRGNPKINDEFNRRSFRATLPYYARSQVQAGARWDDFDRWLAAHKVISSAVPVDQLYTNLAR
- a CDS encoding Gfo/Idh/MocA family oxidoreductase — its product is MTRLVRVGVVGLGQWGQHHVRVYHHLPDVTLAGVVDTIPAEAAAFAKRYQTTGHQDYRMLFGKVDAVSLAVPTAFHYEIARDFLRHGVHVLVEKPITTTVEQAVELIDLSHRAGVTLLVGHVERFKPAVHALKDLVSEPLFVQVRRVRPWDPSRIMDVGVVLDLMIHDLDIILNLMRSPVTRVSAIGAAIHGEDEDLAVAHLALENGCLASFVASRVSPVKAAELEITLPDGLIHLNYLRQQITVRRHGTQRRTVVKGEEPLRAELTHFVSCVRGETTPLVPGEDGVRALEVAQTILKKMTVISSRVAV
- the tenA gene encoding thiaminase II is translated as MSLFAQLQDAAAPLRARVLSHPFVRGLSDGTLPEDRFQFYLRQDYVFLIHYCRVLALAAARAPDLGVAARLADLLVQTLNTEMDLHRQCAWKAGIAPEALDDTEPAPTTVAYTNHLRVAAETGDLAAILAAILPCAHGYWEIATALRARDGWDRHPLYADWIRLYTTEEYGAFAAWAAELLDRMAPDPPADRVAALREIYLQSQRYEYLFWEMSDRMEGWPI
- a CDS encoding ABC transporter ATP-binding protein; the protein is MTPKLEIRNLSKRFPLTGAGRGSGGWLDVLSNITLYVGSREFTALLGPSGCGKSTLCNIVAGLIPPDSGEVRLDGRPLAGDRGRVAYMQQKDLLLPWRRVIDNAVLGLEVQGTPRAAARDDARDLLRRFGLERFEHAYPSLLSGGMRQRVALVRTLLCRKDLLVLDEPLGALDAMTRSAMHGHLRRLVEEFGRTILFITHDVEEAVLLADRIYVLSARPGRVRGEVGIRLPRPRRATDDQVVREKAGLLALLEEDLPEVVR
- a CDS encoding ABC transporter permease, yielding MRTTPLSEGSIEVREDRTAGGGMGWASVRRAIDRAGPPTVLLMTFVAAWEWGVRTFGVPFYILPAPSRIARLLVADGGLLLGEAAVTLEEILLGFAIAAVVGTALALLIFSSRLVERGVYPLIIASQTIPVFAIAPLLIVWLGYGMLSKVAMTALIVFFPIVVNTVDGLRAADPDAVNLLRILGATPAQVLFKIRAPAALPFVFSGIRIAVATSVIGAVIGEWVGATQGLGFLMIHANAQLQIDLVFAAIVYLSVMAIGLFLAVSGVERLVLPWRRVEDPERT
- a CDS encoding NAD-dependent epimerase/dehydratase family protein; this translates as MKILVTGCAGFIGSKVSEVCLREGHEVIGVDNLNTAYDVRLKEWRLSRLVGGAGFAFVRADVVDRTAVQELFSQHPFDTVINLAARAGVRRSLVDPWAYFETNITGTLNLLEGCREHGVVKFVLASTSSLYGDGQRPFREDQPTDRPVSPYAASKKSAETLCYTYHALHGLDITVLRYFTVYGPAGRPDMSPFRFIRWIAEGDPITLYGDGSQERDFTYVDDIAHGTLLALKPLGYEVINLGSDRPVTMGQFIRILEQRLGRTARIDRRPSHPADVRATWADITKARRLLQWAPKTSLEDGVGATAAWYEEHRSWASTIDLGE
- a CDS encoding DegT/DnrJ/EryC1/StrS family aminotransferase, encoding MQITSQPTIPIAAPMLTDEDKRRVLDVLQSGQLVAGRWVRQFEVAFTAYLGVAHGAATSSGSTALEVALEAAGVPSGARVITTPFSFVATTNAILRRGAIPVFADIDPQSYNLNPGAVADVIARTPDVWGLLPVHLYGLPSPMDALLELARRHHLVVIEDAAQAHGATIRGRKVGTLGDAGTFSFYPSKNLTTGEGGMVVTGDPGVAARAHMLTNVGQSAQYVYEMVASNARMTEMAAAIGIGQLATLDERNLRRRHNAARLTAELRNLEWLGLPVEPEGSTHVYHQYTLRAPRHRDRLAQHLTACGISTRVYYPTPIHRSPLYQRLGYGDARCPEAERAAGEVLSIPVHPALGEEELHRIVQAIRRFDPRH
- a CDS encoding DegT/DnrJ/EryC1/StrS family aminotransferase, which produces MSSARGMIAHSQPTIEPDDLAGVNRVLLSRHLAQGGEVRQFEDEAARALGLPGGVATSSGTAALHLALRALGVGAGAEVLIPSYTCVALLHAVDLVGATPRIVDCGPHDVNMGMNAAGRLISPATRAVILPHMFGRIAPVEAFRALGIPVIENCAHALGGSSGGRPAGSVGDITVLSFYATKMITTGEGGMLLSRSASVLAEARDLRDYDNRAGYRLRYNYKMTDLQAALGRNQLRKLSRFVERRRTIARLYHAELNGVVPTFTPPRDGDVFYRYVIGVPDPERFIADTLERGVECKRPVYRPLHDLVAAGPCPNADAVHRRAVSLPIYPSLTDDEARAVSALTRSAAGGQGVWPAPRTAEASSLGRRV